The following coding sequences lie in one Mercenaria mercenaria strain notata chromosome 5, MADL_Memer_1, whole genome shotgun sequence genomic window:
- the LOC123558964 gene encoding uncharacterized protein LOC123558964 — translation MTSKSSIHLMIFYMQSKEMFKLTPQLCRLAKKEFEDTRAKLPADVRDDLSFDKVLQLIEHVEKSEFAKANELLGEAYKEHEEMMSYFPKKSHAVQKAESPSESPSIFEDKWEQPVRPDNIPTPPAVKHTTNEDDTRNWSSKSPTVTKNYETINFNGKGTGDEDDNSHRMTYMTTLRPRGGKPDYETVFVSNSPAVLADKFTDLYKNEWKTAHDELEVVLGDKQTVRHNLWIIAKSSIICASLATQQLVDVENSVVGIMVSRDPLNKKSIVDEPLAKKNEKAVSKARGMLVDYRRELSKLSVPMLQKEIKRAISSELGTSLPRSFTGIGNHFVNYAEKCIELIWLMYVHDPPMHLEWLTREQEGSTFKTDLYMPYTRPGTLYDYCVWPVVRLHRNGPVLCKGIAQGR, via the exons ATGACTTCAAAGTCAAGCATACATCTAATGATATTTTACATGCAAAGCAAAGAAATGTTTAAACTAACACCACAGCTTTGCCGACTAGCTAAGAAGGAATTCGAAGACACTCGAGCAAAATTGCCAGCTGACGTCAGGGATGACCTCAGTTTTGACAAAGTGTTGCAACTTATCGAGCACGTGGAGAAATCAGAGTTTGCTAAAGCAAATGAATTGTTAGGGGAGGCATACAAGGAACATGAAGAAATGATGAGCTATTTTCCAAAGAAGAGTCACGCTGTGCAG AAAGCAGAATCACCCTCAGAATCGCCCTCTATATTTGAGGACAAATGGGAACAGCCTGTGCGACCTGATAATATACCCACACCTCCTGCAGTCAAACATACTACTAACGAAGACGACACTAGAAACTGGAGTAGCAAATCTCCTACTGTAACAAAAAATTATGAGACAATCAATTTCAATGGAAAGGGAACTGGAGATGAAGATGATAACAG TCACAGAATGACATACATGACAACTTTACGACCACGTGGAGGCAAACCTGATTATGAAACAGTTTTCGTGTCTAACAGTCCAGCTGTACTTGCTGACAAATTCACAGATTTATATAAGAACGAATGGAAAACAGCTCATGATGAACTTGAAGTTGTCCTAGGAGACAAGCAGACAGTTAGACACAATCTATGGATCATCGCG AAGTCTTCAATTATATGTGCAAGTCTGGCAACACAACAACTTGTAGACGTGGAAAATTCAGTTGTAGGAATCATGGTATCACGCGATCCTCTAAACAAG AAATCGATAGTCGACGAACCATTAGCGAAAAAGAATGAAAAAGCTGTAAGTAAGGCGAGAGGCATGCTTGTTGACTACAGGAGAGAATTGTCTAAACTTTCAGTCCCAATGTTGCAAAAG GAGATAAAGCGAGCTATATCGTCTGAACTTGGAACCTCTTTACCCAGAAGTTTTACAGGAATTGGAAACCATTTTGTGAATTATGCTGAGAAGTGTATTGAACTAATATGGTTGATGTATGTGCACGACCCTCCTATGCATCTGGAATGGTTAACTAGGGAACAAGAGGGATCAACATTCAAAACTGATTTGTATATGCCATACACTAGACCAGGAACTTTATATGATTACTGTGTATGGCCCGTTGTTAGACTTCATAGAAATGGACCGGTTCTGTGTAAAGGCATAGCTCAGGGCAGATGA
- the LOC123557131 gene encoding uncharacterized protein LOC123557131 isoform X2, translating to MPYQIPVTSPNIEKLFHYLQKSQWHNVSANFSGFVRKEFETHLDKLEEEEELYRNLKLMIEYSEMGRFSEAKNLTDTAHKEFQLLLNKLTELNQIKHTSRRAHQKPIENQDNYTRRETYTPDKREIASPSKRNTNQRQHTPHGNPGYETPKRQLEIIERHPRTPQSQHEHQQSYDPHRENYDSLRLKTPEKQLNSYMQEQQHKYDSPSRNMTPADHGSRPNSYHHGSRSPQAPGVLTSAGQMTSSKALWGRDHGDRPSEKVGSSTYRHDFPTYAVDIHERKDKEKYRENFGSLAERDMYRGSEEGSYQDEPRRGGPQSRHSETPDYDNRPSELARKFKELYSHEWTDAYDEICKDFGSEKTVRHLLWIVTEASLIASDVADHQLRVLEKQAFGVMTSPGDDNHGGYAPRHLGETLPASRSLLMKYRKQTAILSIPFVKEECREKISKTLVESTGILRSYLGDASRLTAYIYKCAELTWLMCVQDPPIVLEYITKETEGARFNHEHYHVYTKTGNTYDFGVWPMLRLGRKGEILSKGIAQGI from the exons ATGCCTTATCAAATACCTGTTACGAGTCCAAATATAGAGAAACTATTTCACTACCTACAAAAGTCTCAGTGGCATAACGTATCGGCAAACTTTTCTGGCTTCGTTCGCAAGGAATTCGAAACTCATCTAGATAAGCTGGAAGAGGAAGAAGAATTATATAGAAATCTGAAACTTATGATTGAATATTCAGAAATGGGCAGGTTTTCGGAGGCAAAGAATCTGACTGACACAGCGCATAAGGAATTTCAACTACTCCTAAATAAGTTAACAGAACTGAATCAAATTAAG cATACCTCAAGAAGAGCACATCAGAAACCTATTGAGAACCAAGATAATTACACCAGACGCGAAACTTATACACCTGATAAACGAGAGATAGCTAGTCCATCAAAGCGTAACACCAATCAACGCCAGCATACACCGCATGGTAACCCTGGGTATGAAACACCAAAAAGACAGCTT gAAATAATCGAAAGGCATCCAAGAACACCACAGTCACAACATGAGCATCAACAGTCATATGATCCGCATAGA GAAAACTATGACAGCTTACGATTGAAGACACCAGAGAAACAACTAAATTCCTATATGCAAGAGCAGCAACACAAATACGACTCGCCATCAAGAAATATGACACCTGCAGACCATGGTAGCCGACCAAATAGCTATCACCACGGCTCCCGTTCTCCCCAGGCCCCAGGAGTTCTCACTAGTGCGGGACAAATGACCTCATCTAAAGCGCTTTGGGGTCGTGATCATGGGGATAGACCGAGTGAAAAAGTTGGATCCAGTACGTACAGACATGATTTCCCAACATACGCTGTGGATATTCATGAACGAAAAGATAAAGAAAAGTACAGAGAAAATTTTGGCTCTTTAGCAGAAAGAGATATGTACAGGGGAAGTGAAGAAGGCTCGTATCAAGATGAACCAAG acgAGGGGGACCACAGTCTAGACATTCCGAAACTCCAGACTATGACAACAGACCTAGCGAATTagctagaaaatttaaagaattatacAGCCACGAGTGGACAGATGCTTACGATGAAATATGTAAAGATTTTGGTTCCGAGAAAACCGTGAGACACCTACTCTGGATTGTAACG GAGGCGTCCTTAATAGCAAGTGATGTGGCGGATCACCAGCTAAGAGTTTTAGAGAAGCAAGCATTTGGTGTTATGACCAGCCCTGGTGATGACAAT CATGGTGGATATGCTCCACGTCACCTTGGTGAGACCCTCCCTGCTTCTAGAAGTCTTCTAATGAAATATAGGAAGCAGACTGCAATATTGTCGATACCATTTGTAAAGGAG GAGTGTCGAGAAAAGATATCAAAAACACTTGTTGAATCCACCGGAATTCTAAGATCATACCTCGGAGACGCATCACGTCTTACTGCATACATTTATAAGTGCGCTGAACTCACATGGCTCATGTGTGTACAGGACCCTCCAATTGTTCTTGAATATATCACCAAGGAAACGGAAGGAGCCAGATTCAACCACGAGCATTATCATGTTTATACAAAGACTGGTAATACTTATGATTTTGGTGTGTGGCCAATGTTGAGGCTGGGCAGGAAAGGAGAGATTCTATCCAAAGGAATTGCTCAAGGGATATGA
- the LOC123557131 gene encoding uncharacterized protein LOC123557131 isoform X1, whose translation MPYQIPVTSPNIEKLFHYLQKSQWHNVSANFSGFVRKEFETHLDKLEEEEELYRNLKLMIEYSEMGRFSEAKNLTDTAHKEFQLLLNKLTELNQIKHTSRRAHQKPIENQDNYTRRETYTPDKREIASPSKRNTNQRQHTPHGNPGYETPKRQLEIIERHPRTPQSQHEHQQSYDPHRENYDSLRLKTPEKQLNSYMQEQQHKYDSPSRNMTPADHGSRPNSYHHGSRSPQAPGVLTSAGQMTSSKALWGRDHGDRPSEKVGSSTYRHDFPTYAVDIHERKDKEKYRENFGSLAERDMYRGSEEGSYQDEPRRGGPQSRHSETPDYDNRPSELARKFKELYSHEWTDAYDEICKDFGSEKTVRHLLWIVTEAWLISGDVAYKQLRDLEKTALGLMANPTKERLMSATSQEHHGGYAPRHLGETLPASRSLLMKYRKQTAILSIPFVKEECREKISKTLVESTGILRSYLGDASRLTAYIYKCAELTWLMCVQDPPIVLEYITKETEGARFNHEHYHVYTKTGNTYDFGVWPMLRLGRKGEILSKGIAQGI comes from the exons ATGCCTTATCAAATACCTGTTACGAGTCCAAATATAGAGAAACTATTTCACTACCTACAAAAGTCTCAGTGGCATAACGTATCGGCAAACTTTTCTGGCTTCGTTCGCAAGGAATTCGAAACTCATCTAGATAAGCTGGAAGAGGAAGAAGAATTATATAGAAATCTGAAACTTATGATTGAATATTCAGAAATGGGCAGGTTTTCGGAGGCAAAGAATCTGACTGACACAGCGCATAAGGAATTTCAACTACTCCTAAATAAGTTAACAGAACTGAATCAAATTAAG cATACCTCAAGAAGAGCACATCAGAAACCTATTGAGAACCAAGATAATTACACCAGACGCGAAACTTATACACCTGATAAACGAGAGATAGCTAGTCCATCAAAGCGTAACACCAATCAACGCCAGCATACACCGCATGGTAACCCTGGGTATGAAACACCAAAAAGACAGCTT gAAATAATCGAAAGGCATCCAAGAACACCACAGTCACAACATGAGCATCAACAGTCATATGATCCGCATAGA GAAAACTATGACAGCTTACGATTGAAGACACCAGAGAAACAACTAAATTCCTATATGCAAGAGCAGCAACACAAATACGACTCGCCATCAAGAAATATGACACCTGCAGACCATGGTAGCCGACCAAATAGCTATCACCACGGCTCCCGTTCTCCCCAGGCCCCAGGAGTTCTCACTAGTGCGGGACAAATGACCTCATCTAAAGCGCTTTGGGGTCGTGATCATGGGGATAGACCGAGTGAAAAAGTTGGATCCAGTACGTACAGACATGATTTCCCAACATACGCTGTGGATATTCATGAACGAAAAGATAAAGAAAAGTACAGAGAAAATTTTGGCTCTTTAGCAGAAAGAGATATGTACAGGGGAAGTGAAGAAGGCTCGTATCAAGATGAACCAAG acgAGGGGGACCACAGTCTAGACATTCCGAAACTCCAGACTATGACAACAGACCTAGCGAATTagctagaaaatttaaagaattatacAGCCACGAGTGGACAGATGCTTACGATGAAATATGTAAAGATTTTGGTTCCGAGAAAACCGTGAGACACCTACTCTGGATTGTAACG GAAGCTTGGTTAATATCGGGAGACGTTGCCTATAAACAGTTACGAGACCTTGAAAAGACTGCACTTGGTTTAATGGCGAATCCCACTAAAGAACGCTTAATGTCAGCTACTAGTCAAGAACAT CATGGTGGATATGCTCCACGTCACCTTGGTGAGACCCTCCCTGCTTCTAGAAGTCTTCTAATGAAATATAGGAAGCAGACTGCAATATTGTCGATACCATTTGTAAAGGAG GAGTGTCGAGAAAAGATATCAAAAACACTTGTTGAATCCACCGGAATTCTAAGATCATACCTCGGAGACGCATCACGTCTTACTGCATACATTTATAAGTGCGCTGAACTCACATGGCTCATGTGTGTACAGGACCCTCCAATTGTTCTTGAATATATCACCAAGGAAACGGAAGGAGCCAGATTCAACCACGAGCATTATCATGTTTATACAAAGACTGGTAATACTTATGATTTTGGTGTGTGGCCAATGTTGAGGCTGGGCAGGAAAGGAGAGATTCTATCCAAAGGAATTGCTCAAGGGATATGA
- the LOC123557132 gene encoding uncharacterized protein LOC123557132, which translates to MTTQAMMRVIEKRGIVKVPQEIVPRDTFTTSSQMEELEDDLVASCLAKLQDGVKVTPVDATEALKQYRKFQLEMGRLQTLISRPSRYPKMTSSLYMQEKSFKDRTKKIIEAKEKEIVNLKQKVTEMSLRLSAILGTQVVEEDDKKSDLTDSVKPVKIAEDYRTIYHMEYQVAQEELAIAMEEAKVLVYLGKVTWVAYEFAKDIAKQQLAELMKKEIEILRVMSRPSYEEKERRKPLVADGISARKFERDETLQLLKDYRRCLARTAVPGVKQIFQTLMARSPPEKGGTLTDGVKKYIRKVVEQTYLMCIQEPPMHLEWVRFGDILDTEKYKPYKGEGNQIVGTIWPVVLRHKGGPVMSRGIVDVMFSQKNGPRSVVMQKQKYY; encoded by the exons ATGACGACACAGGCAATGATGCGAGTCATTGAGAAAAGGGGCATAGTTAAGGTCCCTCAGGAGATAGTTCCGAGAGATACATTCACTACAAGCTCTCAGATGGAAGAACTCGAAGATGACCTCGTAGCTAGCTGTCTAGCCAAACTCCAAGATGGTGTCAAGGTGACTCCTGTAGATGCGACGGAAGCCCTAAAACAGTATAGAAAGTTTCAACTTGAAATGGGACGACTGCAAACTCTTATCAGCAGACCCTCA AGATATCCAAAGATGACTTCCAGCTTGTACATGCAAGAGAAAAGCTTTAAAGACAGAACAAAGAAAATAATAGAAGCTAAAGAGAAGGAAATAGTAAATCTTAAACAGAAAGTCACAGAAATGTCCTTAAG ATTAAGTGCTATACTAGGGACACAGGTTGTAGAAGAAGATGATAAGAAAAGTGACCTCACAGACAGCGTTAAGCCAGTCAAAATAGCTGAAGACTACAGGACAATATACCATATGGAGTATCAAGTTGCTCAGGAAGAACTTGCAATTGCAATGGAGGAAGCAAAGGTTTTGGTTTATCTGGGGAAAGTAACATGG GTCGCGTATGAATTTGCAAAAGACATAGCAAAACAGCAGTTGGCTGAGCTAATGAAGAAAGAAATCGAGATACTTAGAGTCATGTCAAGACCAAGCTATGAGGAGAAAGAAAGGAGAAAGCCGTTG GTTGCAGACGGTATTTCAGCCCGGAAATTTGAGAGGGATGAAACATTGCAACTTCTAAAGGACTACCGAAGATGTCTAGCCCGAACTGCCGTCCCTGGTGTCAAACAG ATATTTCAAACGCTGATGGCAAGGTCTCCGCCTGAGAAAGGAGGGACGTTAACTGACGGCGTGAAGAAGTATATCCGGAAAGTTGTAGAGCAGACCTACCTGATGTGCATACAG GAACCTCCAATGCATCTTGAGTGGGTTAGATTTGGTGATATACTTGACACAGAAAAATACAAACCATATAAGGGAGAGGGAAACCAAATCGTCGGCACCATATGGCCGGTAGTTCTTCGGCACAAAGGTGGACCAGTTATGAGCAGGGGCATTGTGGATGTAATGTTCAGCCAAAAGAATGGACCAAGAAGTGTAGTTATGcagaaacagaaatattattGA
- the LOC128557019 gene encoding uncharacterized protein LOC128557019, whose protein sequence is MATTTPGKPPDQLVDILKQIQARKTVKPEDATKALQQYYKVQAHIKTLKSEIELFKTSQEKQDVQAKSQAQGNSVVTRKNSIRSQGAVTKQAIPGSKTTPRTINSSSQMNGTVPIPSRGTKLPCRVSMNGQSKTQDRQPSNKATKDEKFKEDKFSKDEKQLSAGETTDKDKELARLRLQNAQMKVTLENKSNKGPNSVLGSENTTKSTILEQRDIPAPGKLVEEFKKIYEIEYKTAYHDLEKHYKLKEENITELLAGIAKEAYTFSINTSKQQFDDVTKAHAHVIDVLVQPKYALQVKDTITPKSKSIIDKDGYQITRRFLKDYRRAMAKVPIPGLIEIFETLVQRDVLSRFTALRITPKATKPYIHRLVEINWFMSIHEPQLAQVWPRGGQLMNRDWFTPYGKKGATVIHTVWPALFYHKEGTLAERGICLVK, encoded by the exons ATGGCTACAACGACCCCCGGTAAGCCACCCGACCAGCTTGTAGACATATTAAAGCAaatacaggcaaggaaaactGTCAAACCAGAGGATGCAACTAAAGCCTTACAACAGTATTATAAAGTCCAGGCACACATCAAAACACTCAAATCAGAAATAGAGCTTTTCAAAACAAGCCAAGAGAAACAg GATGTCCAGGCAAAGTCTCAAGCTCAAGGCAACTCAGTTGTTACGAGAAAGAACAGCATTAGAAGTCAAGGTGCTGTTACAAAACAAGCAATCCCAGGATCAAAAACTACGCCAAGAACTATAAATAGTTCATCCCAAATGAACGGAACTGTACCTATACCGTCCCGAGGTACAAAACTTCCGTGTAGGGTGTCGATGAATGGTCAGAGCAAAACGCAAGACCGGCAACCTTCCAATAAAGCAACTAAAgatgaaaaatttaaagaagacaaGTTTAGTAAAGACGAAAAACAACTAAGTGCAGGAGAAACAACAGATAAGGACAAGGAATTAGCTCGACTCAGGTTGCAAAATGCTCAAATGAAGGTCACATTGGAAAACAAGTCGAATAA aggACCCAACTCCGTTTTGGGCTCTGAGAACACAACCAAAAGTACAATTTTAGAACAACGAGATATACCAGCTCCGGGGAAATTAGTCGAAGAATTCAAGAAAATATACGAGATTGAGTACAAGACTGCATATCACGATCTGGAGAAACACTACAAGCTAAAAGAAGAGAACATTACAGAATTACTAGCAGGAATAGCAAag GAGGCCTATACATTTTCTATAAACACATCAAAACAACAGTTTGATGACGTGACCAAGGCGCATGCGCATGTCATTGATGTTCTTGTTCAACCAAAATATGCTTTACAAGTTAAAGACACAATT ACACCTAAGTCTAAATCAATAATCGATAAAGATGGTTACCAAATTACACGAAGATTCTTGAAAGACTATAGAAGAGCAATGGCTAAAGTACCAATTCCAGGACTTATAGAA ATATTTGAAACCTTAGTACAACGAGACGTTTTGAGTCGATTCACAGCATTGAGGATAACACCAAAGGCTACCAAACCGTATATTCATCGACTTGTTGAAATAAACTGGTTTATGAGTATACATGAACCTCAACTGGCTCAGGTGTGGCCACGTGGTGGACAGTTAATGAACAGAGACTGGTTTACACCTTACGGAAAGAAAGGAGCTACTGTAATTCACACAGTTTGGCCAGCACTATTCTACCATAAAGAAGGAACTCTCGCTGAAAGAGGAATTTGTCTAGTCAAATAG